A single window of Senegalia massiliensis DNA harbors:
- a CDS encoding UvrD-helicase domain-containing protein has translation MSFLDGLNDEQREAVKTTEGPLLVLAGAGSGKTRVLTHRIAYILEQKDIFPDNILAITFTNKAAKEMKERIQRLVDIRVEDMWVGTFHSMCVRMLRRDIDKIDYNRNFVIFDGSDQNTVIKDTIKELNVNEKMYEPKKMIHFISSLKDKLIDPDTYINDNYSDFRERQKGEIYRLYQEKLQKNNALDFDDLIGKTIELFRNNPDILKFYQKKFKYILVDEYQDTNRAQYELVKLLGNAHKNVCVVGDDDQCVLPDMQIKTIDGYSEMNSLEDQSTIISAGGWGKVLQGKFDKKKENYYKGPIIEIKTKKGKMIKTTPNHMMFGKLNIEENPNKKIYIDFFGSKENNNEGYYNHVVQFNNKPTYIEEYDEALTYSKKIISLEDDIEIIKRARLTKDTTFNYMPASHIRPSMSIPIYEDGEIVDDIVEEVNVLDYEGYVYDISVPNLRQYISNDIVVHNSIYGWRGADIRNILDFEEDYPNAKTIKLEQNYRSTKNILDAANKVIDNNMGRKGKNLWTSQNEGTNIGLYNGDNEHDEAKFIASKIKEIKNTDHKNYSDFAILYRTNAQSRVLEESLVKSNIPYKIVGGLKFYDRKEIKDIIAFLRLIQNPVDNISLKRIINVPKRGIGKRTVEKIEQLSIEKGESIYSVILDIDEMASLSHRAKSKVKDFVSIINKFIAMKEILSVKDLIENVIESTGYIKELQKEDTLEAQSRIENIEEFISVAIDFENTSEENTLEEFLANISLLSDIDRLDEDDDFVTLMTLHSAKGLEYDIVFLTGMEEGIFPISRAMVSEDDLEEERRLCYVGITRAKEHLFITYTTLRTIYGKTNYNSISRFIDEIPDSLIDNINDKAKKKAKISQQKNNKYFTGYTHENTGIKRKNDPNINIGDKVKHKTLGLGTVVGMKGSGDKKEATIAFNEKGIKKLLISLAPIEKV, from the coding sequence ATGAGTTTTTTAGATGGACTTAATGATGAACAAAGAGAAGCTGTAAAGACTACTGAAGGTCCACTTTTAGTTTTAGCTGGAGCTGGAAGTGGAAAAACTAGAGTTTTGACACATAGAATAGCATATATATTAGAACAAAAGGATATATTTCCAGATAATATTCTTGCAATTACATTTACTAATAAAGCCGCGAAAGAGATGAAAGAAAGAATACAAAGATTGGTAGATATAAGAGTAGAAGATATGTGGGTTGGAACATTTCACTCAATGTGTGTAAGGATGCTTAGACGTGATATTGATAAAATTGACTATAATAGAAATTTTGTTATATTTGATGGGTCAGATCAAAATACAGTTATAAAAGATACTATAAAAGAATTAAATGTAAATGAGAAAATGTATGAGCCTAAAAAAATGATTCATTTTATAAGTAGTTTAAAGGATAAATTAATAGATCCAGACACCTACATAAATGATAATTATAGTGATTTTAGGGAAAGGCAAAAAGGAGAAATATATAGACTTTACCAAGAAAAGTTGCAAAAAAATAATGCTCTTGATTTTGATGACTTAATTGGAAAGACTATAGAATTATTTAGAAATAATCCTGATATACTTAAGTTTTATCAAAAGAAATTTAAATATATATTAGTAGATGAGTATCAAGATACTAATCGTGCTCAATATGAATTAGTGAAGTTACTTGGAAATGCTCATAAAAATGTATGTGTAGTGGGGGATGATGACCAGTGCGTTCTTCCAGATATGCAAATAAAAACTATTGACGGTTATAGTGAAATGAACTCCTTAGAAGATCAAAGTACTATAATATCTGCTGGTGGATGGGGAAAAGTACTTCAAGGAAAGTTTGATAAAAAGAAAGAAAACTATTATAAAGGACCTATTATAGAAATTAAAACTAAAAAAGGTAAAATGATAAAAACAACACCTAATCATATGATGTTTGGAAAATTGAATATAGAAGAAAATCCAAATAAAAAAATATATATTGATTTCTTTGGGAGTAAGGAAAATAATAATGAAGGATATTATAATCATGTAGTTCAGTTTAATAATAAACCTACTTATATAGAAGAATACGACGAAGCCCTCACTTATTCCAAAAAAATAATATCATTAGAAGATGATATTGAAATAATAAAAAGAGCAAGACTTACAAAGGATACTACTTTTAATTATATGCCAGCATCTCATATAAGACCTAGTATGTCTATACCTATATATGAAGATGGTGAAATAGTAGATGACATTGTAGAAGAAGTTAATGTATTAGATTATGAAGGATATGTTTATGATATATCTGTACCTAATTTAAGACAGTATATATCTAATGATATAGTAGTTCATAATTCGATTTACGGATGGAGAGGCGCTGATATACGCAATATCCTTGACTTTGAAGAAGATTATCCAAATGCTAAAACTATAAAACTTGAACAAAACTATCGTTCAACTAAAAACATATTAGATGCTGCAAACAAAGTAATAGATAATAATATGGGTAGAAAAGGCAAAAATCTTTGGACTTCACAAAATGAAGGTACAAACATAGGATTATATAATGGTGATAATGAGCATGATGAAGCTAAATTTATAGCAAGCAAAATAAAAGAAATAAAAAATACAGACCATAAAAATTATTCTGATTTTGCAATTCTTTATAGAACTAATGCGCAATCACGTGTACTTGAAGAATCCCTGGTTAAATCAAACATTCCTTATAAAATTGTAGGAGGTCTTAAGTTCTATGATAGAAAAGAAATAAAAGATATTATAGCATTTTTAAGACTTATTCAAAATCCAGTAGATAATATTTCTTTAAAGAGGATAATAAATGTTCCAAAAAGGGGAATAGGTAAAAGAACTGTAGAAAAAATAGAACAATTAAGTATTGAAAAAGGCGAAAGCATATATAGTGTAATACTTGATATAGATGAAATGGCAAGCTTATCCCATAGAGCAAAATCAAAAGTAAAAGATTTTGTATCAATTATAAATAAATTCATAGCAATGAAGGAAATATTATCTGTAAAAGATCTAATAGAAAATGTAATTGAATCAACAGGATATATAAAAGAACTTCAAAAAGAAGATACACTTGAAGCACAGAGTAGAATAGAGAATATAGAAGAATTTATATCTGTTGCAATTGATTTTGAAAATACAAGTGAAGAAAATACTTTGGAAGAATTTTTAGCTAACATTTCACTTTTATCAGATATAGATAGACTAGATGAAGATGATGACTTTGTAACACTTATGACACTTCACAGTGCAAAAGGTCTTGAATATGATATAGTGTTTTTAACAGGAATGGAAGAAGGCATATTCCCTATATCAAGAGCTATGGTAAGTGAAGATGACTTAGAAGAGGAAAGAAGACTTTGCTATGTTGGTATTACTCGTGCAAAAGAACATTTATTTATAACATATACAACACTTAGAACTATTTATGGTAAGACAAATTACAATTCAATTTCAAGATTTATTGATGAGATTCCAGATAGTTTAATTGACAATATAAATGATAAAGCAAAAAAGAAGGCTAAAATATCACAACAAAAAAATAATAAATATTTTACTGGTTATACTCATGAAAATACAGGTATAAAAAGAAAAAATGATCCTAATATAAATATAGGTGACAAAGTAAAACATAAAACTTTAGGATTAGGAACAGTAGTAGGTATGAAAGGCAGTGGAGATAAAAAAGAAGCTACTATTGCATTTAATGAAAAAGGAATAAAGAAATTATTAATATCTCTTGCACCAATAGAAAAAGTGTAG
- the ligA gene encoding NAD-dependent DNA ligase LigA: MEKIERIEELVEKLNELNYYYYTLDKPKVSDKEYDELYDELVNLEEETGHILPASPTRRVGGEVLEKFEKHIHLSPLYSLDKSQNYGELREWESRVKRIINEYNSTNDDKLPDPLYIMEYKFDGLTINLTYDNGKLVQGATRGNGEIGEAILPQVKTIKNIPLSIPSKNKMEIQGEGLMPLSELEKYNETADEPLKNARNAAAGALRNLNSKATAKRNLTAYFYNIGYIEDKNFSTHLEMIDYLKENRLPVNNYLKKFKNIDDMIEEIEKIDEDRHNLDILTDGLVIKINDMKTREVLGYTQKFPRWAIAYKFKAEEVTTELLDINWNVGRTGKVTPSAILEPVDIGGVTVRRATLNNMDDIKRKNVALGCRVWLRRSNDVIPEIMGIVEDSCEERIEIEKPKECPACSTELIQDGVHIFCPNSMSCKPQLVARMEHFASRNAMNIEGFSEKTAKQLFEELDLKELPQIYELEYDDLINLERFGDKKTNNLLNAIEKSKDVTLAAFIYALGIPNVGRKTAGDLANKYKSYENLKNANYEDLISIRDVGDIVAKEIIEFFSDEEITSKIEHLFELGVKPHYEKEEVEENTIFTDKKIVITGSIEGMPRKEIKEIVEKMGGRITGSVSKNTDFVIVGKDPGSKYDKAVDLNIEIIDENKLKDIINM; the protein is encoded by the coding sequence ATGGAAAAGATAGAAAGAATAGAAGAGTTAGTAGAAAAATTAAATGAGTTAAATTATTATTATTATACTTTAGACAAACCAAAGGTAAGTGATAAGGAATATGATGAACTTTATGATGAATTAGTTAATTTAGAAGAAGAAACAGGTCATATATTACCTGCATCTCCTACTAGGAGAGTAGGTGGAGAAGTACTTGAAAAATTTGAAAAGCATATTCATTTGTCTCCACTTTATAGTCTTGATAAATCTCAAAATTATGGAGAACTTAGAGAATGGGAATCTAGAGTAAAAAGAATTATAAATGAATATAATTCTACAAATGACGACAAACTTCCAGATCCATTATATATAATGGAATATAAATTTGATGGTTTAACTATAAATTTAACTTATGATAATGGAAAATTAGTTCAAGGGGCTACAAGGGGCAATGGTGAAATAGGTGAAGCAATACTTCCTCAAGTTAAAACTATAAAAAACATACCACTTTCTATTCCATCAAAAAATAAAATGGAAATACAAGGTGAAGGATTAATGCCTTTATCTGAGTTAGAAAAATATAATGAAACAGCTGATGAACCTCTTAAAAATGCAAGGAATGCAGCAGCTGGAGCACTTAGAAATTTAAATTCTAAGGCTACAGCAAAGAGAAATCTTACTGCTTATTTTTATAATATAGGATATATTGAAGATAAAAACTTTTCTACTCATTTAGAAATGATAGATTATTTAAAAGAAAATAGACTTCCTGTAAACAATTATCTTAAAAAATTTAAGAATATTGACGATATGATAGAAGAAATAGAGAAGATAGATGAAGATAGACATAATTTAGATATATTAACTGATGGATTAGTTATAAAAATAAATGATATGAAAACAAGAGAAGTATTAGGATATACTCAGAAATTTCCAAGATGGGCAATAGCATATAAATTTAAAGCGGAAGAAGTTACAACAGAACTACTAGATATTAATTGGAATGTAGGTAGAACTGGTAAAGTAACACCTTCAGCAATACTTGAGCCAGTAGATATTGGAGGAGTTACAGTTAGAAGAGCTACACTTAATAATATGGATGATATTAAGAGAAAAAATGTAGCATTAGGATGTCGTGTTTGGCTTAGAAGATCTAATGATGTAATTCCTGAAATTATGGGAATTGTAGAAGATAGTTGTGAAGAAAGAATAGAAATAGAAAAACCTAAAGAGTGTCCAGCTTGTAGTACGGAACTTATACAAGATGGAGTTCATATATTTTGTCCTAACTCCATGAGCTGTAAACCGCAACTTGTTGCAAGAATGGAGCATTTTGCAAGTCGTAATGCCATGAATATAGAAGGGTTTAGTGAGAAAACTGCCAAGCAACTATTTGAAGAATTAGATTTAAAAGAATTACCACAAATTTATGAATTAGAATATGATGATTTAATAAATCTTGAGAGATTTGGGGATAAAAAAACTAACAATTTATTAAATGCAATAGAAAAGAGTAAAGATGTAACTCTTGCAGCATTTATTTATGCATTAGGAATACCAAATGTAGGTAGAAAAACTGCAGGAGATCTTGCAAATAAATATAAGTCATATGAAAACTTAAAAAATGCAAATTATGAAGATTTAATTTCAATTAGAGATGTTGGAGATATTGTTGCAAAAGAAATAATAGAGTTTTTCAGTGATGAAGAAATAACATCAAAAATAGAGCATTTATTTGAACTGGGAGTAAAGCCTCATTATGAAAAAGAAGAGGTAGAGGAAAATACTATATTTACAGACAAAAAAATAGTTATAACTGGTTCAATAGAAGGGATGCCAAGAAAAGAAATTAAAGAAATAGTTGAAAAGATGGGTGGAAGAATAACAGGAAGTGTAAGTAAGAATACTGACTTTGTAATAGTAGGAAAAGATCCTGGGAGTAAATACGATAAAGCTGTAGATTTAAATATAGAAATAATAGATGAAAACAAATTAAAAGATATAATAAATATGTAA
- the gatC gene encoding Asp-tRNA(Asn)/Glu-tRNA(Gln) amidotransferase subunit GatC: protein MSITKDQIKHVAKLSRLEFKDENIEDFTSKFDSVINYVEKLRSVDTTGVKPTYHPHSDIKNVMRDDVVKESLERDEIMKNAPESENGYIKIKKVID from the coding sequence ATGAGTATTACTAAAGACCAAATAAAGCATGTTGCAAAGCTTTCTAGACTTGAATTTAAAGATGAGAATATTGAAGATTTTACTTCGAAATTTGATTCTGTAATAAATTATGTAGAAAAACTTAGGTCAGTAGATACTACAGGTGTAAAACCTACATATCATCCTCATTCTGATATTAAAAATGTTATGAGAGATGATGTGGTCAAAGAATCACTTGAAAGAGATGAAATAATGAAGAATGCACCTGAAAGTGAGAATGGTTATATAAAGATAAAAAAAGTAATAGACTAA
- the gatA gene encoding Asp-tRNA(Asn)/Glu-tRNA(Gln) amidotransferase subunit GatA, translating into MDYNELSITILKDKLESGEITSVDLIEEYFKRIEKYDDSIKAFLTLNKEEALKKAKEIDEKRKNGEGLGYLAGIPVAIKDNISTKGLKTTCASNIIKDYIPPFDATVIENLKNADAIIIGKTNLDEFAMGSSTETSAFQITKNPWDISRVPGGSSGGSAAAVASQMAPFSLGSETGGSVRQPASFCGLVGLKPTYGLVSRYGLIAFASSFDQIGPFTRNVEDAAIVMNVIAGYDKMDSTSVKREKENYLDGLKNDIKGLKIGVPKEYLEGLEGNVKSQMEQVIKTFENLGAEVEMMSLPHSEYGLETYYILAPSEASSNLARFDGIRYGNRASDYNNTEELFVKTRSEGFGEEVKRRIMMGTYCLSSGYYDAYYKKAQEVRTLIKNDFDKAFEKYDILISPTTLSTAFKIGEKNDDPIAMYQSDKLTVGVNIAGVPAISIPCGLSDNMPIGLQIIGKNFDEAKILNAAYNFEKEINFKQTPDLGGVK; encoded by the coding sequence ATGGATTATAATGAACTTAGTATCACAATATTAAAAGATAAATTAGAATCTGGAGAAATAACATCTGTAGATTTAATAGAAGAATATTTCAAAAGAATAGAAAAATATGATGATAGTATAAAAGCTTTTTTAACATTAAATAAAGAAGAAGCATTAAAAAAAGCAAAAGAAATTGATGAAAAAAGAAAAAATGGTGAAGGATTAGGATATTTAGCAGGAATTCCTGTAGCAATAAAGGATAATATTTCTACAAAAGGACTAAAAACTACATGTGCTTCTAATATAATTAAAGATTATATTCCACCATTTGATGCTACAGTTATAGAGAATTTAAAAAATGCAGATGCAATAATAATAGGTAAAACAAATTTAGATGAATTTGCTATGGGGTCTTCTACTGAAACTTCAGCATTTCAAATCACAAAAAATCCTTGGGATATTTCTCGTGTTCCAGGGGGGTCTAGTGGAGGGTCTGCAGCAGCAGTAGCTTCTCAAATGGCACCTTTTTCATTAGGATCTGAAACAGGAGGTTCAGTACGTCAACCTGCTTCTTTTTGTGGGCTTGTAGGTCTTAAACCAACATATGGACTTGTATCTAGATATGGCTTAATTGCATTTGCATCTTCTTTTGATCAAATAGGACCATTTACAAGAAATGTAGAAGATGCTGCTATAGTTATGAATGTTATTGCAGGATATGACAAAATGGATTCTACTTCAGTTAAAAGAGAAAAAGAAAATTATTTAGATGGATTAAAAAATGATATTAAAGGACTTAAAATTGGAGTACCTAAAGAATATTTAGAAGGTTTAGAAGGTAACGTTAAAAGTCAAATGGAACAAGTTATAAAAACATTTGAAAACTTAGGTGCAGAAGTTGAAATGATGAGTCTTCCTCATTCAGAATATGGTCTTGAGACATATTATATATTAGCTCCTTCTGAAGCAAGTTCAAATTTAGCTCGTTTTGATGGAATAAGATATGGAAATAGAGCTAGCGATTATAATAATACTGAAGAGTTATTTGTAAAAACTAGATCTGAAGGTTTTGGAGAAGAAGTTAAAAGAAGAATTATGATGGGAACTTATTGTTTAAGTTCTGGTTATTATGATGCGTATTATAAAAAAGCTCAAGAAGTTAGAACTCTTATAAAAAATGATTTTGATAAAGCATTTGAAAAATATGATATATTAATATCTCCTACTACACTTTCTACTGCATTTAAAATAGGTGAGAAGAATGATGATCCTATTGCTATGTATCAGTCAGACAAATTAACTGTAGGAGTTAATATAGCAGGAGTACCAGCAATATCAATTCCTTGTGGATTATCAGATAATATGCCTATAGGACTTCAAATAATAGGTAAGAATTTTGATGAAGCTAAAATATTAAATGCAGCATATAATTTTGAAAAGGAAATAAACTTTAAACAAACTCCAGATTTAGGAGGTGTGAAATAA
- the gatB gene encoding Asp-tRNA(Asn)/Glu-tRNA(Gln) amidotransferase subunit GatB has translation MSYKTIIGLEIHSELSTNSKIFCSCTTEYGGDPNTHCCPVCLGLPGSLPVLNEKVVEYGIKAGLAFNSKIANHTKMDRKNYYYPDLVKGYQISQYDKPLCEGGYIEVDSENGKKKINLTRIHIEEDTGKSIHSKDGGTLLDYNRAGVPLIEIVSEPDMNSPEEAKQFLEKLKSVLQYIEVSDCKMEEGSLRCDVNINIVDEETGKKSTITEIKNLNSFKSAVKAMEFEQKRHIELLEKGEDTVRETRRYDDLKGETISMRTKEDASDYRYFPEPDIVDMEISNEWIENIRKSLPELPEDKMNRFIKQYDLPEYDAEVLTSSKSLALFYEDTVSHSVDFKTASNLIMGDILRRLKDEDMEIEDIRFSSKEFADLIKLIDSGKISNKIGKKVLREMFEEGKDPNKIVKEKGLIQINDEGEIEKIVDETLEENPESIEDYKNGKDRALGFLVGQVMKKTRGKANPGIVNKLISKKLNS, from the coding sequence ATGTCATATAAAACTATAATAGGACTTGAAATACATTCAGAACTCTCAACAAACTCTAAGATATTTTGTTCATGTACTACAGAGTATGGTGGGGATCCTAATACACATTGTTGTCCAGTATGTCTAGGGCTTCCAGGTTCACTTCCTGTACTAAATGAAAAGGTAGTTGAGTATGGAATAAAAGCAGGTCTTGCTTTTAATTCAAAAATAGCAAATCATACAAAAATGGATAGAAAAAATTATTATTATCCTGATTTAGTAAAGGGATATCAAATATCTCAATATGACAAACCTCTTTGTGAAGGTGGATATATTGAAGTAGATAGTGAAAATGGAAAAAAGAAAATAAATCTTACTAGAATTCATATAGAAGAAGATACTGGAAAATCTATTCATTCAAAAGATGGAGGTACATTATTAGATTATAATAGAGCAGGTGTTCCATTAATAGAAATAGTCTCAGAACCTGATATGAACTCTCCAGAAGAAGCAAAGCAGTTTCTAGAAAAGTTGAAATCTGTATTACAATATATTGAGGTTTCAGATTGTAAAATGGAAGAAGGATCTTTAAGATGTGATGTAAATATTAATATTGTTGATGAAGAAACTGGTAAAAAAAGTACTATAACAGAAATCAAAAACTTGAACTCATTTAAATCAGCAGTAAAAGCAATGGAATTTGAGCAAAAAAGACATATTGAATTATTAGAAAAAGGTGAAGATACTGTTCGTGAAACTAGACGTTATGATGATTTAAAAGGTGAAACTATATCTATGAGAACTAAAGAAGATGCAAGTGATTATAGATATTTCCCTGAACCTGATATAGTTGATATGGAAATAAGTAATGAATGGATAGAAAATATAAGAAAAAGCTTACCAGAATTACCTGAAGATAAGATGAATAGGTTTATTAAACAATATGATTTACCAGAATATGATGCAGAAGTTCTTACATCTTCAAAAAGTTTAGCTTTATTTTATGAAGATACAGTATCTCATTCAGTAGATTTTAAAACTGCAAGTAATCTTATAATGGGTGATATTTTAAGAAGATTAAAAGATGAAGATATGGAAATTGAAGATATAAGATTTTCATCAAAAGAATTTGCAGATCTTATAAAGCTTATAGATAGTGGAAAGATAAGTAATAAAATTGGTAAAAAAGTTTTAAGAGAAATGTTTGAAGAAGGTAAAGATCCAAATAAAATAGTAAAAGAAAAAGGACTTATCCAAATTAATGATGAAGGTGAAATAGAAAAAATTGTTGATGAAACATTAGAAGAAAATCCTGAGTCAATAGAAGATTACAAAAATGGTAAGGATAGGGCACTTGGATTCTTAGTTGGTCAAGTTATGAAAAAGACACGTGGTAAGGCTAATCCTGGGATTGTAAATAAATTAATAAGTAAAAAATTAAATAGTTAA
- a CDS encoding ABC transporter permease, with the protein MGKYIIKRIFFMIISIWLIATITFFLMHQLPGDPLASGGKRLEPEIRRNLEAKYGLDKPLVVQYGYFLKNAVKGDFGLSMVYKTRTVNDIIFEAFPKSMTLGLWAVGIGLFFGLTFGIIAALNNKGFFDYFVIILAVVGVSVPNFVFASLFQYVFGRELGWFPVAGWNGPIYMVLPVLALGLRLIAYQARMMKTNMIEIMGSDYVKTAKAKGLSKTSIVIKHVIRNAILPIITLLGPLIAAIVTGSFVIERIFAIPGMGKFFVDAVNQYDYTLILGTTLFYAMLLIFMVFLVDIIYGFVDPRIRIDE; encoded by the coding sequence ATGGGGAAGTATATAATTAAACGTATATTTTTCATGATTATTAGTATATGGCTTATAGCTACAATTACGTTTTTCTTGATGCATCAATTGCCAGGAGATCCATTAGCTAGTGGAGGTAAGAGATTAGAGCCAGAAATACGTAGAAACTTAGAAGCAAAATATGGTTTGGACAAACCTTTAGTTGTACAATATGGTTATTTTCTTAAAAATGCAGTAAAAGGTGACTTTGGTTTATCCATGGTGTATAAAACTAGAACAGTAAATGATATAATTTTTGAAGCGTTTCCTAAATCAATGACATTAGGACTTTGGGCAGTAGGTATAGGTCTCTTCTTTGGACTGACCTTTGGTATAATAGCCGCCCTAAATAATAAAGGATTTTTTGATTATTTTGTTATAATACTCGCAGTTGTAGGGGTTTCGGTACCTAACTTCGTATTTGCCTCGTTATTCCAATATGTTTTTGGACGGGAGCTTGGATGGTTTCCAGTAGCAGGTTGGAATGGACCAATATATATGGTTTTACCAGTACTTGCATTAGGTCTTAGACTTATAGCTTACCAAGCTAGAATGATGAAGACAAATATGATTGAAATTATGGGTTCAGATTATGTGAAAACAGCTAAAGCTAAGGGGTTATCTAAGACATCAATAGTAATAAAGCATGTTATTAGAAATGCTATACTTCCAATAATTACACTTCTTGGACCACTTATTGCAGCAATAGTAACAGGTTCATTTGTTATAGAAAGGATATTTGCTATACCTGGAATGGGTAAATTTTTCGTAGATGCAGTTAACCAATATGATTATACGCTTATACTAGGTACTACACTTTTCTATGCAATGTTACTTATTTTCATGGTATTCTTAGTAGATATAATATATGGCTTTGTTGATCCAAGAATAAGAATAGACGAATAG
- a CDS encoding ABC transporter permease translates to MAELSKDKFVIEGKTASDAEAIVRPSLTYWADAWRRLKSNKLAIISMGLLIIIALFAIFAPMLSQYDAVTGDLLLTNEKPNAEHWFGTDELGRDLYVRVWEGTRISLFIGIVTALLNFTIGVIYGGISGYTGGNVDNIMMRFVEIIFAIPYLIWVILLTTVLPPGLLSIIVALSIAGWGGMARLVRGQILQIKEMEFVMAAKTLGADAGRIITKHLIPNTIGVIIVSITFAIPSAIFSEAFLSYIGLGIPVPDASLGALSKDGTRMLLLEPYQLVFPSVVISLIMLAFQIFGDGLRDALDPRLRQ, encoded by the coding sequence ATGGCAGAATTAAGTAAAGATAAATTTGTTATAGAAGGAAAAACTGCTTCTGATGCTGAAGCTATTGTAAGACCATCTCTTACATACTGGGCAGATGCATGGAGGAGATTAAAATCAAATAAATTAGCTATTATTTCTATGGGACTTTTAATTATAATTGCATTATTTGCAATATTTGCACCAATGTTAAGTCAATATGATGCAGTAACAGGTGACTTATTACTTACAAATGAGAAACCAAATGCCGAACATTGGTTTGGAACAGATGAATTAGGAAGGGATTTATATGTAAGAGTTTGGGAAGGAACTAGAATATCACTATTTATAGGTATTGTTACGGCTTTACTTAACTTTACAATCGGTGTTATATATGGTGGTATTTCAGGATATACAGGTGGAAATGTAGATAATATAATGATGCGTTTTGTAGAAATTATATTTGCAATACCTTATCTTATTTGGGTTATACTTCTTACAACAGTATTACCTCCAGGACTTTTAAGTATTATAGTTGCGTTATCTATTGCTGGATGGGGTGGAATGGCAAGACTTGTTCGTGGCCAAATACTTCAAATAAAAGAAATGGAGTTTGTAATGGCAGCTAAAACTCTTGGAGCAGATGCAGGAAGAATAATTACAAAGCATCTTATTCCAAATACTATAGGTGTTATAATTGTTAGTATAACTTTTGCAATACCTTCAGCAATATTCTCTGAAGCATTCTTAAGTTATATAGGCCTTGGAATTCCAGTACCAGATGCAAGTCTTGGTGCTTTATCAAAAGATGGAACTCGTATGCTTTTATTAGAGCCATATCAATTAGTATTTCCATCGGTAGTAATAAGTTTAATAATGCTCGCATTCCAAATATTTGGTGATGGACTTAGAGATGCATTAGACCCAAGACTAAGACAATAG
- a CDS encoding ABC transporter ATP-binding protein: MARDKSKTLIDVKDLRVSFDTYAGEVQAVRGVSFYVNKGEAVAIVGESGCGKSVTAQSTMQLIPMPPGRIKDGQVMFNGKDLTKLTDKQMESIRGSEISMIFQDPMTSLNPTMKVGKQIMEGLIKHQRLSKAEAKKKAIEMLDVVGIPNPEKRVEQYPHEFSGGMRQRAMIAIALSCDPKLLIADEPTTALDVTIQAQILDLMKDLQRDFDTAIILITHDLGVVADIAQRVVVMYAGLVIESGTLDEIFYNGQHPYTWGLMRSIPKVNTDQKERLVPIEGTPPDLFSPPKGCPFAARCKYAMPICKEQMPEKTYLSEDHYVKCWLQHEMAPDVENPIKKGRE; encoded by the coding sequence ATGGCTAGAGATAAAAGCAAGACTTTAATAGATGTTAAAGATTTAAGAGTATCCTTTGACACATATGCAGGAGAAGTGCAAGCAGTTAGAGGGGTATCATTTTATGTAAATAAAGGAGAGGCTGTGGCTATAGTTGGTGAATCTGGTTGTGGTAAATCTGTTACTGCACAATCAACAATGCAACTTATTCCAATGCCTCCAGGAAGAATAAAAGATGGTCAGGTTATGTTTAATGGAAAAGATCTCACTAAACTTACTGATAAGCAAATGGAATCCATTCGTGGTAGTGAGATAAGTATGATTTTCCAAGATCCTATGACATCCTTAAACCCTACTATGAAAGTAGGTAAACAAATTATGGAAGGACTTATAAAACATCAAAGACTTTCAAAAGCCGAAGCAAAAAAGAAGGCTATTGAAATGTTAGATGTTGTTGGAATTCCTAATCCAGAAAAACGTGTAGAGCAATATCCACACGAGTTTAGTGGTGGTATGAGACAACGTGCAATGATAGCTATAGCATTATCTTGTGATCCTAAGCTTTTAATTGCCGATGAGCCTACTACTGCTTTAGATGTTACAATACAAGCTCAAATACTGGATTTAATGAAAGATTTACAAAGAGATTTTGATACAGCAATAATATTAATAACTCATGACCTTGGTGTAGTAGCTGATATTGCACAAAGAGTAGTTGTTATGTACGCTGGACTTGTTATTGAATCAGGTACATTAGATGAAATATTCTATAATGGACAACATCCATATACTTGGGGACTTATGAGATCAATACCAAAAGTTAATACAGATCAAAAGGAAAGATTAGTTCCTATTGAAGGAACACCTCCAGATTTATTCTCTCCACCAAAGGGTTGTCCATTTGCAGCAAGATGTAAATATGCAATGCCTATTTGTAAGGAGCAAATGCCAGAAAAAACTTACCTTTCTGAAGATCATTATGTGAAATGTTGGTTACAACATGAGATGGCTCCAGATGTAGAAAATCCTATCAAGAAGGGGAGAGAATAA